One genomic region from Xenopus laevis strain J_2021 chromosome 2L, Xenopus_laevis_v10.1, whole genome shotgun sequence encodes:
- the LOC495478 gene encoding uncharacterized protein LOC495478 isoform X1, with protein sequence MNQFYQFYFLWIVLVASQGGHVESVDNYLYGTVELPCEFPFVTGPQDLVMTWLKVVQDSENVVVHSYRDGQDITEHQDSRYKGRTRRSRGKLNLILTNVTFDDEGTYICQAANQKSRGSKEVRLSITSINAEDPTVTMVYTDGGNQLKCWSSGIYRNPQVEWHDREKKDLSGYGKLNITDIGNGRKMVESVLEYNIEPQQHYFCHVKEGRLKRSARAVVSDETVSVNDEL encoded by the exons ATGAACCAG TTCTATCAGTTCTACTTCCTGTGGATCGTATTAGTAGCATCACAAGGAG GTCATGTAGAGTCTGTGGATAATTACCTGTATGGGACAGTTGAGCTCCCGTGTGAGTTTCCCTTTGTGACTGGGCCCCAGGATTTGGTCATGACATGGCTAAAAGTGGTGCAAGATTCTGAAAATGTGGTGGTGCACAGCTATAGAGATGGACAAGACATCACAGAGCACCAGGACTCAAGGTATAAAGGTCGGACTCGCAGGTCCAGAGGCAAATTGAATCTGATCCTGACTAATGTGACCTTTGATGATGAGGGAACCTATATCTGTcaggcagccaatcagaagtCCAGGGGATCCAAGGAAGTCAGACTCTCCATAACCA GTATAAATGCAGAagatcccactgttactatggttTACACTGATGGGGGGAATCAGTTGAAGTGTTGGAGTAGTGGGATTTACAGAAACCCTCAAGTTGAATGGCACGACAGGGAAAAGAAGGATCTCTCCGGCTACGGAAAACTCAACATAACTGATATTGGTAATGGGAGGAAGATGGTGGAGTCGGTGCTGGAATACAATATTGAGCCCCAGCAGCATTATTTCTGTCATGTGAAGGAGGGGAGACTGAAAAGATCTGCCAGAGCTGTGGTGTCAG ATGAAACCGTCAGTGTTAATGATGAACTTTAA
- the LOC495478 gene encoding uncharacterized protein LOC495478 precursor (The RefSeq protein has 3 substitutions compared to this genomic sequence), whose product MNQFYQFYFLWIVLVASQGGHVESVDNYLYGTVELPCEFPFVTGPQDLVMTWLKVVQDSENVVVHSYRDGQDITEHQDSRYKGRTRRSRGKLNLILTNVTFDDEGTYICQAANQKSRGSKEVRLSITSINAEDPTVSMVYTDGGDQLKCWSSGNYRNPQVEWHDREKKDLSGYGKLNITDIGNGRKMVESVLEYNIEPQQHYFCHVKEGRLKRSARAVVSDETVSVNDEL is encoded by the exons ATGAACCAG TTCTATCAGTTCTACTTCCTGTGGATCGTATTAGTAGCATCACAAGGAG GTCATGTAGAGTCTGTGGATAATTACCTGTATGGGACAGTTGAGCTCCCGTGTGAGTTTCCCTTTGTGACTGGGCCCCAGGATTTGGTCATGACATGGCTAAAAGTGGTGCAAGATTCTGAAAATGTGGTGGTGCACAGCTATAGAGATGGACAAGACATCACAGAGCACCAGGACTCAAGGTATAAAGGTCGGACTCGCAGGTCCAGAGGCAAATTGAATCTGATCCTGACTAATGTGACCTTTGATGATGAGGGAACCTATATCTGTcaggcagccaatcagaagtCCAGGGGATCCAAGGAAGTCAGACTCTCCATAACCA GTATAAATGCAGAagatcccactgttactatggttTACACTGATGGGGGGAATCAGTTGAAGTGTTGGAGTAGTGGGATTTACAGAAACCCTCAAGTTGAATGGCACGACAGGGAAAAGAAGGATCTCTCCGGCTACGGAAAACTCAACATAACTGATATTGGTAATGGGAGGAAGATGGTGGAGTCGGTGCTGGAATACAATATTGAGCCCCAGCAGCATTATTTCTGTCATGTGAAGGAGGGGAGACTGAAAAGATCTGCCAGAGCTGTGGTGTCAG ATGAAACCGTCAGTGTTAATGATGAACTTTAA